A part of Acipenser ruthenus chromosome 48, fAciRut3.2 maternal haplotype, whole genome shotgun sequence genomic DNA contains:
- the LOC131721160 gene encoding E-selectin-like, which translates to MVWPEAWQYCRDRYTDLVSLTSLAAQNRVSELVRNSTASRFWIGLHRTVVYDNWYWVAGKDKKAHLNYTNWAPGEPNNPYYEHCGEMVLREDGGAEWNDLCCYEQLPFICFKD; encoded by the coding sequence ATGGTCTGGCCGGAGGCTTGGCAGTACTGCAGGGATCGCTACACTGACCTAGTGAGCCTCACAAGCCTGGCTGCACAGAACAGAGTGTCGGAGCTCGTCAGGAACAGCACTGCATCGCGATTCTGGATCGGCCTGCACAGAACTGTTGTGTATGATAACTGGTACTGGGTTGCTGGTAAGGATAAGAAGGCCCATCTAAACTACACTAACTGGGCCCCCGGGGAGCCCAACAATCCTTACTATGAGCATTGTGGGGAGATGGTGCTGCGGGAGGATGGGGGGGCTGAGTGGAATGATCTGTGCTGCTATGAACagctcccctttatctgtttcaaagattaa